A single Vigna radiata var. radiata cultivar VC1973A chromosome 8, Vradiata_ver6, whole genome shotgun sequence DNA region contains:
- the LOC106772479 gene encoding actin-depolymerizing factor 2 isoform X2, whose product MANAASGMAVHDDCKLKFLELKAKRTYRYIVYKIEEKQKQVVVEKLGEPANGYEDFTASLPADECRYAVYDFDFVTEENCQKSRIFFIAWSPDTSRVRSKMIYASSKDRFKRELDGIQVELQATDPTEMGLDVFKSRVN is encoded by the exons ATG GCGAACGCAGCATCAGGTATGGCTGTCCACGATGACTGCAAGTTAAAGTTTTTGGAGCTCAAGGCGAAGAGGACATATCGGTATATCGTTTATAAGATTGAGGAGAAGCAGAAGCAAGTTGTTGTGGAGAAGCTGGGTGAGCCAGCAAATGGTTATGAAGATTTCACTGCCAGTCTTCCAGCTGATGAGTGTCGATATGCtgtttatgattttgattttgtcaCGGAAGAGAATTGCCAGAAGAGCAGAATTTTCTTCATTGCATG GTCCCCTGATACATCTAGGGTTAGGAGCAAGATGATTTATGCGAGCTCCAAAGATAGATTCAAGAGAGAGCTTGATGGAATTCAGGTTGAGCTGCAGGCAACTGATCCTACTGAGATGGGTCTTGATGTGTTCAAAAGCCGTGTCAATTAA
- the LOC106772479 gene encoding actin-depolymerizing factor 4 isoform X1, producing the protein MCGIVQANAASGMAVHDDCKLKFLELKAKRTYRYIVYKIEEKQKQVVVEKLGEPANGYEDFTASLPADECRYAVYDFDFVTEENCQKSRIFFIAWSPDTSRVRSKMIYASSKDRFKRELDGIQVELQATDPTEMGLDVFKSRVN; encoded by the exons ATGTGTGGAATTGTACAGGCGAACGCAGCATCAGGTATGGCTGTCCACGATGACTGCAAGTTAAAGTTTTTGGAGCTCAAGGCGAAGAGGACATATCGGTATATCGTTTATAAGATTGAGGAGAAGCAGAAGCAAGTTGTTGTGGAGAAGCTGGGTGAGCCAGCAAATGGTTATGAAGATTTCACTGCCAGTCTTCCAGCTGATGAGTGTCGATATGCtgtttatgattttgattttgtcaCGGAAGAGAATTGCCAGAAGAGCAGAATTTTCTTCATTGCATG GTCCCCTGATACATCTAGGGTTAGGAGCAAGATGATTTATGCGAGCTCCAAAGATAGATTCAAGAGAGAGCTTGATGGAATTCAGGTTGAGCTGCAGGCAACTGATCCTACTGAGATGGGTCTTGATGTGTTCAAAAGCCGTGTCAATTAA